From Skermanella sp. TT6, a single genomic window includes:
- a CDS encoding sensor histidine kinase, which produces MTPAAPPGAVPPAHVHSLRRRLTLAMLFVFALGLLASGAVFLSETRETARSVYSRTLRQQARDLLDGLAVTGEGATLRVPAAWADAYARPGSAFAYTLFDPAGRPLALSPGLEAPLPRLDIPQGGSFSALDVVGPQRQALLSAATPQGLVLTIGRIDPELEALAETLMEENGEPFAVLASSVAAALVLVWFVAGWSLRPLGRAAREAAAIVPGAPTAHLSPAGLPAEIQPLVGAVNGALDRLAGAYEAERRFTADAAHELRTPLAVLSVRLQRAEIDGRADWAAIRRDLSELTRLVNQLLDLARKEAASRAEDPRTLAPVDLGRTVREAAAAVLPVAETAGRAIEVDAPPHAVPVRGRADDLRDAVRNLLDNALAHGGGTVTVRLTAETEAVLEVADEGPGVPAHLREEVFDRFRKGRAASPGAGLGLAIVRHVVRAHGGDARFLPVDGGCRIEVRLPLEAGS; this is translated from the coding sequence ATGACGCCGGCCGCTCCGCCCGGAGCCGTCCCGCCCGCCCACGTCCACAGCCTGCGCCGCCGCCTGACCCTGGCGATGCTGTTCGTCTTCGCGCTGGGCCTTCTCGCCTCCGGCGCCGTGTTCCTCAGCGAGACGCGGGAGACCGCCCGGTCGGTCTATAGCCGCACGCTCCGCCAGCAGGCGCGCGACCTGCTCGACGGCCTGGCGGTCACGGGGGAGGGGGCGACGCTCCGGGTCCCGGCGGCCTGGGCCGACGCCTATGCCCGGCCCGGCTCCGCGTTCGCCTACACCCTGTTCGACCCGGCGGGCCGCCCCCTGGCCCTCTCCCCCGGTCTGGAGGCTCCCCTGCCGCGCCTCGACATACCGCAGGGCGGGAGCTTCAGCGCGCTCGACGTCGTCGGGCCGCAACGGCAGGCCCTCCTGTCGGCCGCGACCCCGCAAGGACTGGTCCTGACGATCGGGCGAATCGACCCCGAGCTGGAAGCGCTGGCCGAAACCCTGATGGAGGAGAACGGCGAGCCCTTCGCGGTGCTGGCATCGTCGGTCGCGGCTGCGCTCGTCCTGGTCTGGTTCGTGGCCGGCTGGAGCCTCCGCCCGCTCGGCCGCGCCGCGCGGGAGGCTGCCGCCATCGTCCCCGGCGCTCCCACGGCCCACCTGTCGCCGGCCGGCCTTCCGGCCGAGATCCAGCCGCTGGTCGGGGCGGTCAACGGCGCCCTCGACCGGCTCGCCGGAGCCTACGAGGCCGAGCGCCGCTTCACCGCCGACGCCGCGCATGAACTTCGCACGCCGTTGGCCGTCCTCAGCGTCCGGCTCCAGCGGGCGGAGATCGACGGCCGCGCCGATTGGGCGGCGATCCGCCGCGACCTGTCCGAATTGACCCGGCTGGTCAACCAACTGCTCGACCTGGCGCGCAAGGAGGCGGCGAGCCGGGCCGAGGACCCCCGGACGCTGGCGCCGGTCGATCTCGGCCGGACGGTCCGCGAAGCCGCCGCCGCGGTCCTGCCGGTGGCCGAGACCGCCGGCAGGGCGATCGAGGTCGATGCGCCGCCTCACGCGGTTCCGGTGCGGGGCCGGGCCGACGACCTGCGCGACGCCGTCCGCAACCTGCTCGACAATGCGCTGGCCCACGGCGGCGGCACCGTCACGGTCCGCCTGACGGCCGAAACGGAGGCGGTCCTCGAAGTGGCGGACGAGGGACCGGGCGTGCCGGCGCACCTGCGCGAGGAGGTTTTCGACCGTTTCCGCAAGGGCCGGGCCGCCAGCCCCGGCGCGGGGCTCGGCCTCGCGATCGTCCGCCATGTCGTCCGCGCCCATGGCGGCGACGCCCGCTTCCTGCCCGTGGACGGCGGCTGCCGGATCGAGGTCCGGCTGCCGCTGGAAGCCGGTTCCTGA
- the fcl gene encoding GDP-L-fucose synthase — translation MSATEQDGIAPIFPLAGRKVWVAGHRGMVGSAIVRRLAAEDCEILTVDRDALDLRRQAEVEDWVRSRRPDAVFLAAAQVGGIHANGTRPADFIYDNLAIEANVIHAAHLAGVAKLLFLGSSCIYPKLAPQPMGEDALLTGPLEETNQWYAVAKIAGIRLCQAYRLQHGRDFISAMPTNLYGINDNFDLMSSHVLPALLRRIHAARRDGRDRVEVWGTGAPRREFLNVDDLADACLFMMKHYTGRDHLNVGFGKDISIRGLAGMIAEIVGFEGGFVFDASRPDGPPRKALDISRLSGLGWKASIGLRDGIAATYAWFLDNHPAA, via the coding sequence ATGAGCGCAACGGAACAGGACGGCATCGCGCCGATCTTCCCCCTGGCGGGAAGGAAGGTCTGGGTGGCAGGCCACCGGGGCATGGTCGGCTCGGCCATCGTCCGGCGGCTGGCCGCCGAGGACTGCGAGATCCTGACGGTCGACCGCGACGCGCTGGATCTCCGCCGCCAGGCCGAGGTCGAGGACTGGGTGCGGTCCCGGCGGCCCGACGCCGTCTTCCTCGCCGCGGCCCAGGTCGGCGGCATCCATGCCAACGGCACCCGGCCGGCGGACTTCATCTACGACAACTTGGCGATCGAGGCGAACGTGATCCACGCCGCCCATCTCGCCGGCGTCGCCAAGCTGCTGTTCCTGGGATCCTCCTGCATCTATCCGAAACTGGCGCCCCAGCCCATGGGCGAGGACGCGCTGCTGACCGGGCCGCTGGAGGAGACGAACCAGTGGTATGCCGTCGCCAAGATCGCCGGCATCAGGCTGTGCCAGGCCTACCGCCTGCAGCACGGCCGCGACTTCATTTCCGCCATGCCCACCAACCTGTACGGCATCAACGACAATTTCGACCTGATGAGCAGCCACGTGCTGCCCGCCCTGCTGCGCAGGATCCACGCCGCCAGGCGTGACGGCCGGGACCGGGTGGAGGTCTGGGGGACCGGCGCGCCCCGCCGGGAATTCCTGAACGTGGACGATCTGGCCGACGCCTGCCTGTTCATGATGAAGCACTACACGGGTCGCGATCATCTGAACGTCGGTTTCGGCAAGGACATCTCCATCCGCGGCCTCGCCGGGATGATCGCGGAGATCGTCGGGTTCGAGGGCGGCTTCGTCTTCGATGCGTCCAGGCCCGACGGACCGCCCCGCAAGGCGCTCGACATCTCGCGCCTGTCCGGCCTGGGCTGGAAAGCCTCGATCGGGCTGCGGGACGGCATCGCAGCCACCTACGCCTGGTTCCTGGACAATCATCCCGCGGCGTAG